From the genome of Salvia splendens isolate huo1 chromosome 7, SspV2, whole genome shotgun sequence:
TTGTTATCTTTAACTGTCCGTTTGATGATTATGATTGATACAACAAATTCTGGTTTACTTAGAGAACATAAGAACATATTAATAGTGTTGTAAAATACTCTTCAACCTAACTATGTTTGTTGTAATGGTACCCCGTTCTAAAATTTTCAGCTTGCCTATAATGTTTATCCTTTGTGAATGCTGCTTCAGGATCAGTCATTAAGCATCAACTTGTGACTAACCTTATGCTGGGTATTGCTTTACGAGCTGTTTTCGATGCTTTGAGGAAGCTTGCAAATTCAAAAGTTTGTTCCTTCCTAGGTAATTGgttaatgttattattgtgaATTTCAGTATGACCTTGGCTTTATGACATTCTGATGTTTTCCTTTGGGAGCAAGGCATTGGAGCAGTTTGTGGGTCATCTCATTAAGAATTATTGATCCAGTTCAGATTTGAGCACCTCACTATTTATTCCAGCGAGTTGAAGGGTATAAAGCTGCAACCAATAATTGCTTCACtaatcaaatatttatttattaaacctaactttagttcgatattaagtgtgtcatttcatactaaagccatcaatgaagaactacTGCAAAATCTTTCTGATGCTCTACACTTGTCGGTACCTAATAAAATTTGGGTTGGACTTGCTTTGTTTAATTATGAGGAACACGATATCTTTATGATACTAAGAAGTGTGGTTAgttattctcttctttgtacatacatttagatatattgttttgtttagttgtaggaagTGGAATACATACATAAGTTTTTTCTCCTTGGAATTCTTCCGCATGTTTCACTAAACCTATAACCCTTTTCTTGGCTGTATGCAGGAAAGAATTTCTGTTTGACACAATTTAGAGAGCTGTGTGCCAAACCTACTGCGTTAGAGGCTACTGTGATAATTCAGCATATTCTCGTGTTACTCTTAGTCAATTTGAAGTCTTTAATTATTTAGATTCATTCTTGCAAATGTTATCTCTTGTTCCACTACTAAGGTTTTTCTGTTATAGTTCCTAATGCATAAATAGACTAGAATGTACTTGGTCGATATAAAGGTCAAGGGTGGTAGGGGGCGACTAACTTCTTAACTTAAGAGAAACGGCGGAATAGGGTGGAAAACAAAAGGCACAAGTCTATTTATTGGTTTTTGAGCTTGCTTTGCTTGATCTTCTGCTTCTTGGTTGTTGCGCCTACAATTTTCTATTTATTCAATTCATTCTTTGCTGCCTTTTGCAGCTTTATAATTAACCTGTaacatatattatatttttgtgtgttatgacgtttttctacttttttctaATCCCCTGTTTGCTACCTTGCAGCTTTATAATTAATACATACATAGTATCCTAGTTTCTTTGTCTTATATGCCGTGTACAAATATGTCTTATATTAGTTATTCTTTGATATATAAACCCCATTGATTGTCAAATCTTGGCATCTTAATATATCTGTTAATTGTTTTTATAGGCTCTTTCCCAAGTACTTActagacacatttcctttttacttCGGCATTAGGTTTGCTGAACTTGCTTCTAAAAAAGAAATCGTGGGCCTTGGAAGCTGGTTGAGCACTCAAATAGTGTCGAGTAAAGATACTTTGTAGAGGTAAGTGTTGCCACTTCTGTTGCAGGTTGACTGATCTTTCtcatgattttaatatttttgcaatGCCGGAATGTAAACTGCAGCTTGTTCCCACTACTatagtaattaatttaattacaatttaTGTAATCTTGACTACTCCGATTTCCGTATATTTGATGCCATGATTTTTTCTGTTACATTTATCTGTCTGGTCAAGTTCCTCAAAAATTTAATTTGACTTAACATCTTTTATATACCAGTTAATTAGTTTTATACATAGTCTACTGTGTTTGAGTTTGTTATCTTTAACTGTCCGTTTGATGATTATGATTGATACAACAAATTCTGGTTTACTTAGAGAACATAAGAACATATTAATAGTGTTGTAAAATACTCTTCAACCTAACTATGTTAGTTGTAATGGTACCCCGTTCTAAAATTTTCAGCTTGCCTATAATGTTTATCCTTTGTGAATGCTGCTTCAGGATCAGTCATTAAGCATCAACTTGTGACTAACCTTATGCTGGGTATTGCTTTACGAGCTGTTTTCGATGCTTTGAGGAAGCTTGCAAATTCAAAAGTTTGTTCCTTCCTAGGTAATTGgttaatgttattattgtgaATTTCAGTATGACCTTGGCTTTATGACATTCTGATGTTTTCCTTTGGGAGCAAGGCATTGGAGCAGTTTGTGGGTCATCTCATTAAGAATTATTGATCCAGTTCAGATTTGAGCACCTCACTATTTATTCCAGCGAGTTGAAGGGTATAAAGCTGCAACCAAAATTGCTTCActattcaaatatttatttattaaacctaactttagttcgatattaagtgtgtcatttcatactaaagccatcaatgaagaactacTGCAAAATCTTTCTGATGCTCTACACTTGTCGGTACCTAATAAAATTTGGGTTGGACTTGCTTTGTTTAATTATGAGGAACACGATATCTGCACGATACCAGGATGTGTGGTTAGTTATTCTCTTATTTGTACATacatttagatataattttttgtttagttgtaggaagtggaatacatacaacagtttattatttttctctccTTGGAATTCTTCTACGTGTTGCACTAAACCTGTAACCCTTTTCTTTGTTGTATGCAGGAAAGACTTTCTGTTTGAGTCAGATTGCTGCGTTTGAGGCTACTGAGATAATTCAGCATATTCTTGTGTTATTCTTGGGAAACTAGGGTGTTTTCCGTGATAGTTCCTAGTTGTCTATAATGTTGTAAAATACGCTTCAACCTAACTATGTTACTTGTAATGTTACCCCGTTCTAAAATTTTCAACTTGCCTATAATGTTTATCCTTTGTGAATGCTTGTGCTTCAGGATCAGTCATTAAGCATCAACTTGTGACTAACCTTATTCTGGGTATTGCTTTACGAGCGGTTTTCAATGCTTTGAGGAAGCTTGCATATTCAAAAGTTTGTTCCTTCCTAGGTATTTGgttaatgttattattgtgaATTTCAGTCTGACCTTGGCTTTATGACATTCTGATGTTTTCCTTTGGGAGCAAGGCATTGGAACAGTTTGTGGACCGTCTCATTTAGTGGCCACTGTACTGCCATCATATCCTGCACTTTGTAACATTTATAGGGAGGGCACTTAACAGTATTTCAGCGGCTTATACTGAACTGATGTTAGCCATAGTGCCAATACTGATCACCGACACAGTCATATTCAATCTTCATCTCCACATATAGAGGTATTAAACATGTAATGTTATCTTCCTGTTAAGTAGTTTAACCTGCATATGAGAAACAGATGATTGATTCTTAGAAAACATGACAAAAAGTGTTATCTCGATGTCTTCATCCAAATCATCTTCCCACATGCCTATATGTGGTTTCTAGTTTCACCTTGTCTATGTGGTTGTGGATAATACTTCTACTCCAAGTGATTTGTGTGAACTCATGATCACTGCAATTTCATCCTTTTGGTTTCAGACTGCAGGCCCACCATTTTCTCTGATCGGACCCGGCAGCATATTGTCTGGATTAGCAATTCCCTCTTCGATCCCACTACAACAGAGACCACCAAGTTCTCTAGATGAGAGTTCACTCCTAATTACATGAAGCCATCACAACACACCTACCCTTCCTAAGGCAAGTAATAGGGTCTTTGTCTACTTTGATGTAGTTCACTTGatactttttcatttttaccTTGTTTTGACTGTATTATTAAGAGCTAATCTACTCAAACCCACAATGCAGTCACTCAGTGGTGCTTTGCTGTCATTAAAATCTGCCTCGTCGGGTTTACCACGTTCTTCTAGATAAACCTCAGCAAGTAAATTGTCACGTTTAACTGTACTACTCTCTCTCATTGTGCCCTTTATGGATTATATTAACATTGGGTCTGGTGTTACAACTGTGCGAAGAGAAACTCCCATAGAGGTGCTTGGATGTAGACGTCTTATAACTTTTTGGCCCCTGTTTACACATTATCTTGATCCTTTTGGTTTTCCCATGTTTTTACTCTTGAGGATTTTCTTCCTTGTTATGAGTTAGCATATTACAAGTTATATTAATAGCACATATAACTTGATCCCACTGGTTAACTAAAATCTCACACTTCTGAATTCTTTCTTCATTCCTGATTACTTTCTCGTTTTCCTTTCcccttttgtttctttattgttTGTTTTCTTCCCTGTGACCTGTTTATTAATTCAGGAGTAGTGGGGCAATGGGGGCGTTCTGTCAGGCCGTCATGAACTTAAAGTTATCTGGCTCAAACAATATTTCCTCATACATGGCTGCTCTCTCCCGCCTAAAACCTAAAGCTTTACCGATTGTGAGTGCACTTTCCAATTAAGATAAGTTGATATATGTCTTTAAATCTTACAACTGTTGGCAATGTTAGCACACCTTAAAATTTTTATGTGCTTGTACTTGCTTGGTGTGGTCGTGTGATCAGGCCCTTAATTCTTAAGTGTGATTTTTTCAATTAAGTGCACTTTCCAATTAAGTGTGATTTTTTCCGCTGCAGCTTTGCAACTTTGTGAAGCTGAAAGTATCATACCTGGATGAGGTGGCCAGCAACACAACAATTCAAGATATCGCAAAGTCTGTTGGACTCGAGGtattggtctctaaaatcaAAGCATTGTGCAGTTTCATCTTTTTGATTCTAGACTACAATTAACATTCCTCAAGTGtactgtacttttttttattccgcctttgagagagacgcatgaccctcatgcgtctccttttaatgaaacacATGACGGAAATGCGTCTctcatagagacgcatgagggacatgtgtctcattttttcaattttttttgaacgacgcatgaccgtcatgcgtcttacggagagacgcatgaggctcatgcgtctctaaatacatacactacaacTATAAGCCATTGAGTAATGATTGCTATCTGGAGAGAGATTGTATGAATACTGTGACACTCAAGGTCTACAAGTCTAGTCACGTCGAAGGGGGGCAGGTTTTGCAGAAATTGGGAAAAAgtggaagagagagaaaatttttAATGTGAGAGCAGTGAAATTTACTACTCCTATGATTTCTTAGGATATGTTACACAGGATATGTTTCTTTAAAATTACTTATCTTGTgtttaaaatatcaaataaagaTGTATTAGAATTTGAACttattaatcaattaaatttaaataactaatTAACGCAATAACTAAATTATCTAATTGACAtagtaattgaaataaaatgtttttaattaaataaaatattagtatgatgtcaataataatataattaataaatttaaaactacaaTAATCATTATTATGAATAAAATGCACATATCTTAATCATAactttatataattaatattatgaaCCCTAAAGATAATTTTACAATTGATAAGGCATGacataaaatattagtactactgTGAGATTACAACTGGTCAAATAAATTTCTCAATAGAAAATGTAATTAATTGGTCATATTATATATAAGGTAATAGTAGGCTAGTAGCATTATTATTCATGCTTTATTCATGAATTTATGCTTATGGTTAGAATGGAGTAATGCATGCCTCCATCAGCACACTCCCGACCGCATCAGGGTCGCCATCAGTATTCATACaatttctctctccaaatagcAATCGTTACTAGCTTATAATTGtagcgtctctccctaagacgcatggcGGTCATGCGTCGTCTAATAATTGTAGCTTATAATCGTTACTAGAGACGCTTGACCCTCATACGTCTCTCCCAGaggcggaataaaaaaaaatctagtacACTTGAGGAATGTTAATTGTAGTCTagaatcaaaaaagaaaaaaccctgCAGTTTCTGTGTCATAACTCTTAGAGAGATACATGTTCATTGCATTTATGCTAGAAAAATATTTCACATATCCTTTAGATCTGTTGTTACAATTAGAATGAAAAACTAGCAAGTTTTGTACTCTGAAAATAAACTGAAATATCTTAAATGTACTGCATAATTTAACACATCGAAAAAATCTAGATACGACACATTTCTAACTTTATCTTGTGATTTTTAACTGCTTATTACTAATGGCTAGTCACAATTGGGTCTATAACAAATGTTTATAGTATTAACGGTACAATAAGCATTGCAATATCTGCACTTTGAGAAGATTTTGCCTTCTATACACCGTTgtcaatattttcatttttccttaCTTGGTGCTATCATGGGCATTTGCTTTGTATAGGTTCTTGCATTGCTGAAAAAAGCTTGGTATAGATTCAAGACAGCTAAATGCTCCCTCCGAGGCAAGTTACCCGAAGAGGAAACTTAATACAAAGCGCTTGGCCGATGTCGCCTCATATGCTTCAAAGTGTGTTTATAGTGCTTGTGTGTTTATAGCGCTTGGCCGCTGTCGTCTCAGATGCTTCAAAGTGTGTTTGTAGTGTTTGTGTGtttataatgtttgtattttctgcatgtattttgtgtagcatgtagtttttttgatgcatgtgtaaagtgtgtatttgtgtagtaccggcagtgtatgtattttgtgaattttgtgtatagtgtgtgtagtgaagTGTGTTTATTGTCTGTGGATGTGTGgatgtgtgaattttacgtgtagtgtatagtatgtgttgatatactttgtgtgcagggcatgtattttgtgtgtatagtgtACTGTATGGATATTTTGTCTATACTATGTGCGTAAAGGgtgttattttttgtgtaaTGTGTTTAgaatgtttattttttgtatcgTGTAcgagtgtgtattttttgtatggtGGGagacaatatatgtagtgtgcGTGTATGTTACTGTGTGCTATAATGTCTTGTGTGTGTATGGTGTTTATAGAATGTGTGTTgcatattgtgtgttttttggtGTAGTGAGCAACATGTGCATTGTATGTATATCGTGCGTGGAGcatatactttgtgtgcaataTGCACCGTGTGGTATGATGTATAGTATGTATATAGTGTgcaatgtgtatgaagtgtattattttttgtttagtgcatagcatgttgattttgtgtagtgtgtatgtttgtgtatgttttatttatattgtgtttattttatttataccgtgtttaatgtatgtagtATGTgccatgaatttaaaatttgtgtatactttgtgtgcaataTGCACCGTGAGGTATGATGTATAGTAtgtatatagtgcgcaatgtgtatgaagtgtattattttttgtttagtgtgtagcatgttgattttgtgtagtgtgtatattcgtgtgtgttttatttatattgtgtttgtttattttatttataccgtgtttaatgtatgtagtATGTgccatgaatttaaaatttgtgtattttatgtgtgcatttgttgtatagtgtataaatattgTATTTTGTGTCATTATCAATTGTGTGTGgaatgtgtgtatgtatgtatgtagtgcatgtgtattttttatgtatttttattcgTAGTATagtgtttaatgtttatagtgTAATGCCGCGTATGTATAATGTAGtgtgtttataatatttgtattttatgtgtatattttgtgttatgtagtgcatgtgtattttttatgtatttttattcgTAGTATagtgtttaatgtttatagtgTAATGCCGCGTATGTATAATGTAGtgtgtttataatatttgtattttatgtgtatattttgtgtatagtgtttgtttaatatgtatgtgtgtaaagtgtgtgtatttgtgtggtgtgtataatttgtgttcaacgtgcagtgtgtgtgtgtttatttatatagtgtttgtttattttatttataccgtgtttaatgtttgtagtagaTGCCacatatgtaaatatattttatattttatgtgtatatttgttgtatagtatataaattgtgtattttgtgttaaaaTTTGTAGTCTGCAatgtatgtgtgtatgtatttttgtgtgtatgtattttttgtgtgtaTGTATACTGTGCGTATTTAGAGGGTAGTGTATGAATTTGTAGTATGCGTTGGTGTACTTTGTGTACGTTGTGTGTGCGGTGCATGTATTATGTGAAGTTTGTATGTATGTTTGCAttgcatgtattttgttaatatgTGCGTGTGCGTGTGCaagtttatgaattttgtgtaaaagtgtgtgtagtatgtttataATGTCTTGTGTGTTTATGGTGGGTATAAAATGTGTGTTGCATAAATAATGTGTCTATATTTTTTGCGTAGTAACCAGTATGTGTTTTGTGGTTGTattgtgtgtgcagtgtgtgctataaattgtgtattttgtgttagtatctGTTGTGTGTGCAaatgtatatatgtatttttgcAGGACATGtgttttgtggattttatttagtgtgtttaatatgtATAGTGTTATGTATACTTAGTGTAGTGTGTATACCATGTgtagtgtgcagtgtgtgtattgtgtattttgtataggcAGAATGTATATTTTGTCAAAACTTAGTGCATTGggtgtgttatttttttgttgcgtggttagtatatttattttgtctATTGTGTATGagagtgtattttgtatataatgtgtgttgtATGTGCAGTTCATTTGGTGTGAagtgtaatttatttatattgtgtttgtatattttatttatactatgtttaatgtttatagcaTGTGCCAagtgtgtataaattgtgtattttatgtgtacatttattgtatagtatataaatagtgtattttgtgttagtatgtgtagtgtatatatgtatgtatgaaTGTATTTTTCCAGTATATATGACTTGTGtatatttgtgtattttatttagtgtgtttaatatttgtagtatgtgttgcgtatgtatagtatgtataTAGTGCCCAATGTGTGTtgtttttttatagtgtgtagtatgtttatttgtgtagtgtgtgtgtgattgttttatttatattgtgtttgtgtgttttatttatactGTTCTTAATGTTTCTAGTATGTACCACTtatgtataaattatgtattttatttgtgcatttgttgaaTATTGTATAAATAGTGTAATTTGTGTTAGAATATGTaatgtgtgcaatgtatgtatgttgtgtatgtgttttgtatattttatttatagcgtgggtaatgtttgtagtatgtgccccTTATGAATAGtatgtttataatatttgtatttagtatTTTAAGTACAATGTAGTGTTTGTTTTATCTGTATGTACTTAaagtgtgtatttgtgtagtgTTGGTAGTGTATGTAtgttgtgtatagtgtgtgtagtgtactgtgtgtattgtgtattttgttattgttttatatgtatgtgcttaaagtgtgtAGTGTTAGTAGTGTTAGTAGTGTATGTGtggtgtgtatagtgtgtagtgcagggtgtgtattgtgtattttgtgtggacAGCGTGTGTATTTTGCCTATATTGTTTGCGTAaagtgtattatttttttgcattGTGTTTGGTATGTTTATTTTTGGAATTGTGTacaagtgtgtattttgtatataatgtgtagTATGCGCACTTTGtttaatgtgtagtgtattttatttatgttatgtttatgtattctatttatacagtgtttaatgtttgtagtttGTGCCAAGTCTGTATAAATTGTGTACATTTATtgtgtagtatataaatagtgtattttgtgatagtatatgtagtgtgtgtatatttatgtatgtatttttttagtatctgtgcaatgtatgtatgtatttacttatttGTATTTAATATATGTATGTCAAgtgtgcatgtattttgtttatacaatgtgtgtaaagtgtgttattttttgtgtagcgtgtttagtatgcatagtgtgtggGCAGTGTGTGGGCAGTGTTTATACAATGTGCgcaaagtgtgttattttttgtgtaCCGTATTTAGTATGtgtaatttgtgtataatttgtgtagcATGCATACATTTAGTGTatgtatcttgtgtatagtgtgtgtatgcgGTGTGTATTGTATattatgtgtatagtgtgtgtatttagCGTGTAGTGTATAGTATCTGTAGtttgtggacatcttgagtgggacgaagggagtatgtaTTTATGTGAAATGTGTATTAGCGTATTGTGGgcaatgtgtattttgtgtatatgtacGTGTGTGgaatgcgtgtattttgtgtatagtgcatgcatttgtttatagtgtgcgtaatgtgtgtagtgtatgtgttttctattgtgtgtgcagtgtgtattatatttttattgggTGTTTAGCACAATATCGCATTTTGAATATAGTGTGCATTGTGTCCAATGTATGTAGAGCCTGTATTTTCATGCCGTTtgagtattttgtgtatgtgttaatgtgtgtatttattatgtggtgtgtagtgtgtatagtgtgttatTGTGTTTCTGcacgcactacacacacaaaatacacactgcacacatgcAATGTGTTTGCAATGTTTGTGGTTACTGTAGTGTacgtaatatttgtattttataatatttgtattttgtgcatagtgtaTGTAGTATGTGTAGTCtatgtatgtagtgtgtatattttgtgtgtagtatGAAGTGTATTTGTGCTGTGTGTGTATTTATTGTATAGattataaattgtgtattttgtgtttgtgtgtgaagtgtgtgtattttgtgttagtatcggtggtatgtgcaatgtgtgtttatagtgtatgtattttgtgtatgtttaCCCAACACATAATCAATCAAGAACATAACAAATTAGGTTGAAAAACCATTCCCTATTCATATGTCTATCCCCATGCAAAGAGATGTATCAACAATAATCAACAAACACCAACAATCTCTAATAATCAATCAACAACACAATTCACGGAAGTAATAATAGCCTAGGAATGCTATCAACGTGATTGTGCAGATAAATAATGAAGAACAATAGGGGTATTCACCAAAATCCAAAATCCAACATTCAACACTATTCACCATCTtcaacaaaattcaaaatttatatcCTGGAAAACATGTGAGATCAATGTCAAACTCATCCCTAATCATAAATCATGTTTTCTAACTGAAAATCTCAACAATTAAGGCAATTCCTATCGAAGAAAATCTCAACATGTGAGGCCATGCTGGGACGCCATGGAATGCGACGTAAATTTCACcgatattattctctcttattttactttcacttaattttaactatttattatcattttcgcAAAACAACGGCCGAAAAGAGACTGCTCACTTATAAAATGGGATGGAGGGGGTATTATTCATTACCAATACTATTGGAGATGGATAAGGTAAGCATAATCTATTGTCTATATGTACGTATGTTTAGATCGAGTAATTTGTGAAACAATCtagcattattttatttgtccaAATAAAATCATTGATTGAATAAGTATATATTGTTTTAAATAATCAGCGAGTGTGTAAAGGGAGACTTAGGATCCTTACTTTGCTCTATTTAGGTAATGCAGTATATATAATAAGATTAGAagattattactccctccgtcccactctaagtgaaacattttcttttttgtgaCGTCCTACTttaaatgacatatttctaaatatgaaaacatcactctctacttttttccatctctcttactttactctctctacttactcacaaaacaacactacataaaatctcgtgctgaattagaaatgttccacttaaagtgggacggagagagttaTATAAATCTCCTCACTAATAGTATGCTCTACAATATTATTTCATGAGTCAACTTTGttgattcaaatttaaaatatgaatctTAAACTAAGTTGAGTAgtccttttttttaaagaactaaaaacaaaatatccaatcatttcttttttaactaaaaacaaaatattcaatcacacttattttattttagaataaagcttaattttggtcctaaacatatgatcaaaatacgaatttgttccaaaacattcattttttgaaaaacatgttcataacaaatgaaattcttgcCGGATTGGTactttttttacggttccatAAAAAAACTAACGATCATGGCAC
Proteins encoded in this window:
- the LOC121811685 gene encoding uncharacterized protein LOC121811685; its protein translation is MGAFCQAVMNLKLSGSNNISSYMAALSRLKPKALPILCNFVKLKVSYLDEVASNTTIQDIAKSVGLEVLALLKKAWYRFKTAKCSLREKRLRSDIDDAVDDVIPVDENYGLE